The Plasmodium relictum strain SGS1 genome assembly, chromosome: 9 genome window below encodes:
- a CDS encoding DnaJ protein, putative produces MDKYEINRKLKMDFSLMKNKKIHVNSILLNNDIKCKNDLKKFSIHYVDSKNISDKKNREKEENLKEISDTNKNDLSNVQIKKKSTIKDNLLNNNLKNYCLKYNKIKENISVNSQESNHNLNSTSSIITNFITKKINNNKLNKEIEISINEKSEKQINEELKNNFETNEKDINKNKVRDGIENRACSENKEKMFNAHKDINRNDFSLHFLKNTLNENNKRDHKKIQNFYIEENNLEKKKKIKILHINEQNNCESLGKSENKIFHSNEKFEKKVNSLIQSDEIKSKEFFNSLDKDRERSFCNQKENDFYYEKEDNKDDKNIFENYKYEKMNNTSISSVKCKQVYKSLFSPVKYKELKKNINVLEHFKNVLNEICEHNKNGSNSKKVNNLKSINEISDKENKNGICTSFKCNQNNQKKNQSNYYLINSNKKNKEGINTFINNKEEDKIYIEDNINAKKNEVSVNISLHTNMNNKNLNDNLEKNKYTKKTSYNSILKNNFNFMFNKMDNYSNDRDNDETIIHDAKNGLNNNLKCYIKQYSYNDSNKNEDTNSDENLTNNLDFNDNVDNNNNNYRKNNENVSSYINNTDKYINKDNNSNETMKEFLNKNNKSYTMNDNDTNMKNEDFIFEGNNNIENKNMSTLKESKKNNIKFYRDYMKVQSEKKKEPVFLQNNNICFQNKNKKTNELKFVKNNKCKNFFFNRKFKIEDAHSIKLNYDNLSNIQKTEDEKIRTLYNKFYRCLFCLDKNIENICLKKYDILNYCKFCKKFLNLLVAHGTKYKGILININFISSDIQNLIFTYKCDKQHLFNISLFHIIHNLWCPHDFCLFQCRDNYSKNYSAEFFRLKELDTMEKQKKLFLQAKIFCLINSYAIPYSNKNMNPEYSNDIDRIIKNANDPWEVLQINKYSKIESHDKTQLMKEAKKNYRMLALKVHPDKNKSHNASLAMNILTNSMKTIMSI; encoded by the exons atggataaatatgaaattaatagaaaattaaAGATGGATTTTTcgttaatgaaaaataaaaagattcATGTAAATTCAATTctattaaataatgatataaaatgtaaaaatgatttaaagaAATTTAGCATTCATTATGTAGACAGCAAAAATATttctgataaaaaaaatagagaaaaagaagaaaatttgAAGGAGATATCTGatactaataaaaatgatcTTAGTAATgttcaaattaaaaagaagaGTACAATAAAGGATAATTtactaaataataatttaaaaaattattgtctaaaatataacaaaataaaagaaaatatttctgTAAATTCACAAGAATCAaatcataatttaaattcaACTTCTAGTATAATTACAAATTTTATaacgaaaaaaataaataacaataaattaaataaagaaatagaaatatctattaatgaaaaaagtgaaaaacaaattaatgaagagttaaaaaataattttgaaacaaatgaaaaagatataaataaaaataaagttagaGATGGAATTGAAAATCGTGCTTGCAgcgaaaataaagaaaagatGTTTAATGCTCATAAAGATATCAACAGAAATGACTTTTCTTtacattttttgaaaaatacattaaatgaaaataataaaagggatcataaaaaaatacagaaTTTCTatattgaagaaaataacttagagaaaaaaaaaaaaataaaaattcttcaTATAAATGAGCAAAATAATTGTGAAAGTTTAGgaaaaagtgaaaataaaatttttcattcaaatgaaaaatttgaaaaaaaggTCAATTCCCTTATTCAAAGTGATGAAATTAAGagtaaagaattttttaattctcttGATAAAGATAGAGAAAGAAGTTTTTGTAATCAGAAGgaaaatgatttttattatgaaaaagaagataataaggatgataaaaatatttttgagaATTATAAATATGAGAAAATGAATAATACTTCTATATCTTCTGTTAAATGCAAACAAGTTTATAAAAGTTTATTTTCACCtgttaaatataaagaattaaaaaaaaatataaatgttttaGAACATTTTAAGAAtgttttaaatgaaatatgtGAACATAATAAGAATGGAAGCAATAgcaaaaaagttaataatttgaaaagtataaatgaaatatctgataaggaaaataaaaatggtaTATGTACTTCATTTAAATGTAACCAGAATaatcaaaagaaaaatcaaAGTAATTACTACTTAAttaattctaataaaaaaaataaagagggcattaatacttttataaataataaggaAGAAGATAAGATATATATTgaagataatataaatgctaaaaaaaatgaagtttCAGTAAATATTTCACTTCATACAAACATgaacaataaaaatttaaatgacaatttagagaaaaataaatatacaaaaaaaacaaGTTATAATAgcattttaaaaaacaattttaattttatgttcAATAAAATGGATAATTATTCAAATGATAGAGATAATGATGAAACTATTATACATGACGCTAAAAATGggttaaataataatttaaaatgttACATAAAACAATATAGTTACAACgatagtaataaaaatgaagacaCAAATAGTGACGAAAATTTAACTAATAATTTAGATTTTAATGACAATGtcgataataataataataattataggaaaaataatgaaaatgtaaGCAGTTATATTAACAATACAGATAAATACATTAATAAAGATAACAATTCCAATGAAACAATGAAGGAAttcttaaataaaaataataaaagttataCTATGAATGATAATGATacaaatatgaaaaatgaaGACTTTATATTTGaaggaaataataatattgagaataaaaatatgagcACCTTAAAAGAAAgcaaaaaaaacaatataaaattttatagagATTATATGAAAGTTcaaagtgaaaaaaaaaaagagccAGTATTCTTACAAAACAATAATATATgctttcaaaataaaaataaaaagacaAATGAATTGaaatttgtaaaaaataataagtgtaaaaattttttttttaatagaaagTTTAAAATAGAAGATGCACATAGTATAAAATTAAACTATGATAATTTGAGCAATATACAAAAAACTGAAGACGAAAAAATTAGAACTTTGTATAATAAGTTTTACAGATGTTTATTCTGCctagataaaaatattgaaaatatatgtttaaaaaaatatgatattttgaattattgtaaattttgtaaaaaattcttaaatcTACTAGTTGCACATGGAACGAAATATAAAggaatattaataaatattaattttattagttCAGATATTCAAAACcttatatttacatataaatGTGACAAACaacatttatttaatatttcgtTATTTCATATTATACATAATCTTTGGTGTCCTCATGATTTTTGTCTATTTCAATGTAGAGataattattcaaaaaattattcagcTGAATTTTTTCGTTTAAAAGAATTAGATACTAtggaaaaacaaaaaaaattatttttacaagcgaaaatattttgtttaattAATTCATATG ctaTACCatatagtaataaaaatatgaatccTGAATATTCTAATGAca TTGatagaattataaaaaatgcaAATGATCCATGGGAAGTTCTTCAA ataaataaatattcaaaaatagAATCACATGATAAAACACAACTAATGAaagaagcaaaaaaaaattatcgcATGCTTGCATTGAAAGTTCATCcagataaaaataagagtCACaat GCATCATTAGCaatgaatattttaacaaattcaatgaaaacaataatgtctatataa
- a CDS encoding 40S ribosomal protein S18, putative, whose product MSLQVIDQNEFQHILRILNTNVDGKEKVIIALTAIKGIGKRMATVICKQANVNPTKRAGELTKEEISNIVSIMNSPTQFKIPDWFLNRRKDLKEGKNLHVIANQLDSYLREDLERMKKIRLHRGLRHHWGLRVRGQHTKTTGRRGRTVGVSKKKGA is encoded by the exons ATGTCCTTGCAAGTAATTGATCAAAATGAATTTCAACatattttaagaattttAAATACAAATGTAGACGGTAAAGAAAAGGTAATTATTGCATTAACTGCTATTAAAGGTATTGGAAAGAGAATGGCAACTGTAATTTGCAAGCAAGCAAATGTTAATCCAACCAAAAGAGCAGGAGAATTAACAAAGGAAGAAATCAGCAAT aTTGTTTCTATTATGAATTCTCCTACACAATTTAAAATTCCTGATTGGTTCTTAAATAGAAGAAAAGATTTAAAAGAAGGAAAAAATTTACATGTTATAGCAAACCAATTGGATTCTTATTTACGTGAAGATTTAGaaagaatgaaaaaaattagattaCACAGAGGTTTACGTCACCATTGGGGATTGAGAGTTCGTGGTCAACACACCAAAACTACAGGAAGAAGAGGAAGAACTGTAGGTGTTTCCAAGAAAAAAGGTGCTTGA
- the ATG7 gene encoding autophagy-related protein 7, putative, whose product MNISDVLNMNNSTEFEANLPSEKTSIKILKHCNNDFKIDISFFTKLHDYKINVYKLKSGYVNLCSNTYVNKIKIGCKYKNDTNRNIINFEYPYVNISTIEINKKSFIESKKDLKEQQLQNKKNNKIPDEENNNVKCFSKNISYMKEYKKKKMNINRYSKNYMGILLNFNTLEEFLNTKRSDHVNYSLNDLRSYLNESTCSNLSNEKEKKENIYEDSFWEYKENELNFLEKINKYIILSYLDLKKCVCYYSLANPIIKPKTDYHLIYSERIFFYMNSKAVYLNNERRKINVIDLFYLSYKIDNYFNNYKMFIESRAFILLKFDNKPFKNLSNKEFNDRYLNNMRNHFQTIGEEEENFYKINSFKELFEYLKSTNYLNNDNDNNDSVLHKNCDILVLPLNCLNELKQDIKNSKDKKLKNIKKNIFDLYICLIDINYLFNTLGWDFRNFLYCFCIKYELYDFEIDLLAFRDISLLADEFVCKINSNNKLVWKYPICNTKNNIINNSDISFYYVSNIYKVDYDAIKDNISKINEYIKIEKIDNISYEKRKNKNNEVVDTNTSNCTYVNEEENDKSYTNNNKSNTNTEIQNSDNYNTMIKYILNSSIFKVKVSEDFHFRMDTGTETVYEHVKSLNNEKIDMSINNSKDDKKLFIYDEQKKNKEEVNVNEYILSSSFISPFSNIKCNKKNSSDAENTKNNVFDNYEKRDSIKNSFSFDNLNEEHSNHLEENLINKKDSYLSINNEKSTNSEDNKIKIKKNECIDISTQNKLKYEIISGWKKYEKKKDGLRKQSIIYMINLNDFLNKNIIQRISLELNIKLIKWKLLKDLEFEKIKKLKVLIIGLGTLGCMVARNCISWGIQNLTFIDNSRVSFSNVSRQYLYTISDAECYNNIGEYKSIAAKNNLLKISPDLNITAKVIDIPMPGHLNYLKGDIENTMNELDELIENHDVVFLLTDSKESRYFPCLIIAEKQYNSLKEINKILREEKKKKPLFKDNNAMLYTDDFTHEYMKICGKDLLEENDFDRYLFYNNIITNVEKLPKLPPLGITVAIGFDSFLVLRHSYLYFKAACYFCNDMHSPSDSLSNRTIDEKCTVTRSGISNISSSIAVELLVSLTQHPLYFFAPHIDRDQYIYNNHQNKKETKKNELSNSLSSCLGATPHILTFNLSNFSIKKLFSDAFDRCLCCSEKVIMNYQEDKMTFIRNVISDSSILERITNINRLKLEENDVIMLD is encoded by the exons atgaatatttcTGATGTGCTCAATATGAATAATTCAACAGAATTTGAAGCAAATCTTCCTTCAGAAAAAACATCAATCAAAATATTAAAGCATTGCAACAACGATTTTAAAATagatatatctttttttaccAAGTTACATGACTATAAAATAAAcgtttataaattaaaaagtgGTTATGTTAACTTGTGTTCTAATACTTacgttaataaaataaaaataggatgtaaatataaaaatgatactaatcgtaatataataaattttgaaTATCCTTATGTAAATATTAGTACTATTGAaatcaataaaaaatcatTCATTGAAAGTAAAAAGGATCTAAAAGAGCAACAACTgcaaaataagaaaaataataaaataccagatgaagaaaataataacgTTAAATGTTtctcaaaaaatataagttatATGAaggaatataaaaagaaaaagatgaatATTAATAGGTACAGTAAAAATTACATGggaattttattaaatttcaaCACATTAGAAGAATTTTTGAATACTAAAAGAAGTGATCATGTTAATTATTCATTGAATGATTTAAGGTCATACTTAAATGAATCAACTTGTAGTAATCTaagtaatgaaaaagaaaaaaaggaaaatatttatgaagATTCTTTTTGggaatataaagaaaatgaattaaattttttagaaaaaataaataaatatataatattaagtTATCTAGACTTAAAAAAGTGTGTATGTTATTACAGTTTAGCAAATCCAATAATAAAGCCAAAGACTGATTATCACTTAATATATTCtgaaagaatatttttttatatgaactCAAAAGcagtatatttaaataatgagaGAAGGAAAATTAATGTCAtagatttattttatttatcatataaaattgataactattttaataattataaaatgtttATAGAATCAAGAGCATTTATATTACTGAAGTTTGATAATAAACCGTTTAAAAATTTGAGCAATAAAGAATTCAATGAtagatatttaaataatatgcGTAATCATTTTCAAACTATTggagaagaagaagaaaatttttataaaataaatagttttaaagaattatttgagtatttaaaaagtacaaactatttaaataatgataatgataaCAACGATAGtgttttacataaaaattgtGATATTTTAGTTTTACCTTTAAATTgcttaaatgaattaaaacaagatataaaaaattcaaaagacaaaaaattaaagaatattaaaaaaaatatatttgatttGTACATATGTTTGATAgatattaattatttgtttaatacACTAGGTTGGGATTTTAGAaactttttatattgtttttgcataaaatatgaattatacGATTTTGAAATTGATTTACTTGCTTTTAGagatatatctttattaGCTGATGAATTTgtttgtaaaataaatagtaataataaattgGTATGGAAATATCCCATTTGCAatactaaaaataatattataaataatagcgatatttctttttattatgtttcTAACATTTATAAAGTAGATTACGATGctataaaagataatataagcaaaataaatgaatatattaaaatagaaaaaattgataacatatcatatgaaaaaagaaagaataaaaataatgaagtaGTTGATACTAATACTAGCAATTGTACTTACGTTAAcgaagaagaaaatgataagTCATATactaacaataataaaagtaacaCAAATACGGAAATACAAAACTCAGACAATTATAATACTAtgattaaatatattttaaattcttcCATATTCAAAGTTAAAGTTTCTGAAGATTTTCATTTTAGAATGGATACAGGCACAGAAACCGTTTATGAGCATGtaaaaagtttaaataatGAGAAGATTGATATGTcaataaataattctaaggatgacaaaaaattatttatatatgatgaacagaaaaaaaataaagaagaagtgaatgtaaatgaatatattttaagttcTAGTTTTATTTCACctttttcaaatataaaatgtaataaaaaaaatagttctGATGCAGAAAATACTAAGAATAATGTTTTTGATAACTATGAAAAAAGAGattctataaaaaattcattttcttttgataatttaaatgaagaacATAGCAATCATTTggaagaaaatttaattaataaaaaagattcaTATCTAagtattaataatgaaaaaagtaCAAACTCtgaagataataaaattaaaataaaaaaaaatgagtgTATTGATATTTCTACTcagaataaattaaaatacgAAATAATATCAGGGTGGaagaaatatgaaaaaaaaaaagatggtTTAAGGAAACaaagtattatatatatgataaatttgaatgattttttaaataaaaatataattcaaaGAATTTCTTtagaattaaatataaaattaattaaatggAAACTTTTAAAAGATTTGGAATTtgaaaagattaaaaaattaaaagtattaATTATAGGATTAGGTACATTAGGTTGTATGGTTGCCAGAAATTGTATTTCATGGGGAATTCAAAATCTCACATTCATCGATAATTCTCGtgtttctttttctaatgtTAGTAGacaatatttatatactatTTCTGACGCAGAatgttataataatattggtGAGTATAAATCTATTGCAgctaaaaataatttattaaaaatttctcCTGATTTAAATATTACTGCTAAAGTAATAGACATACCTATGCCTggtcatttaaattatttaaaaggaGATATCGAAAACACTATGAATGAATTAGATGAATTGATTGAAAATCATGATgtagtttttttattaacagaTTCAAAAGAATCAAGATACTTTCCTTGTTTGATAATAGCAGAAAAACAATATAATAGCTTAAAAgagataaataaaattttaagggaggaaaaaaaaaaaaaaccattatttaaagataataatgCTATGTTATATACAGATGATTTTACCCAtgaatatatgaaaatatgtGGAAAAGATTtattagaagaaaatgaCTTTGATaggtatttattttataataatattattactaaTGTAGAAAAGTTACCCAAATTACCACCATTAGGTATAACAGTAGCAATTGGATTTGATTCCTTCCTTGTTTTAAGGCATtcctatttatattttaaagctGCCTGCTACTTTTGCAATGATATGCATTCCCCCTCAGACTCTTTATCAAATAGAACAATAGATGAAAAATGTACAGTTACTAGAAGTGGTATAAGTAATATAAGTAGTAGTATAGCTGTAGAGTTATTAGTATCATTAACTCAGCATCCTTTGTATTTTTTTGCTCCACACATTGATAGAGATcagtatatttataataatcatcaaaataaaaaagaaacaaaaaaaaatgaacttTCAAATTCATTATCTTCTTGCTTAGGAGCTACACCTCATATTCTTACATTTAACTTATCTAATTTTTCTATCAAAAAGTTATTTAGCGATGCTTTTGATAGATGCTTATGCTGTTCAGAAAAAGTTATAATGAATTATCAAGAAGATAAAATGACTTTCATTAGAAAC gttATTAGTGATAGTTCAATATTGGAAAGAATtacaaatataaatagaTTAAAACTTGAGGAAAATGATGTAATAATGCTTGattga
- a CDS encoding large ribosomal subunit processing factor, putative — MINFTSPHTNDPIKKLQNLLNNCLHSIIDVLSNLSYKGEHKELEIESDETSEYSYFINLLKEREKENINKGTEKVKDEKGTNDELESLNKDEETNYFIKPKFEKSIKEEILDRVERMNLILKTIDECIDELPDSLIIEEEKCKEIKMLQKKKDAAKDELKKLYNEYDYIYNYVTYYLRDLIVNIK; from the exons ATGATTAATTTTACTTCACCGCATACAAATGATCCTATTAAAAAACTTCAAAATTTGTTAAACAATTGTTTACATTCGATAATA gATGTGTTAAGCAATTTATCTTACAAAGGAGAACATAAAGAATTAGAAATTGAATCTGATGAAACAAGCGAATATTCAtactttataaatttattaaaagaaagagaaaaagaaaatataaataaaggcacagaaaaagtaaaagatgaaaaaggAACAAATGATGAATTAGAATCTCTCAATAAAGATGAAGAAAcaaattatttcattaaacCAAAGTTTGAAAAAtcaataaaagaagaaatattaGATAGAGTAGAAAGaatgaatttaattttaaaaacaattGATGAATGTATTGATGAATTACCAGATTCTTTAATAATAGAa GAAGAAAAATGTaaggaaataaaaatgttacaaaaaaaaaaagacgcAGCTAAGGATGAGTTAAAAAAGCTATATAACGAAtatgattatatatataactacGTTACATATTATTTAAGAGATTTGAttgttaatataaaataa
- a CDS encoding steryl ester hydrolase, putative, with the protein MSKYSLNNIAVGLGKFMFNCKEVYTSGNNLYCIKSIEQNEKTPKPSNHNNNEKEKKKNLDSMEKLLYDLTQGKIKAEKHYVYTLDGYRLNIYRIVHSNKNIYHKEKNKKKEVFCLNHGLFESSINYTCKGYNSLAFQIFANNYDVWICNNRGNSFTKYVGKKNALKKLFKKYSSEDLKDLGFNFSSYVSKNVNKEMRNKTKKTKKNDEENYNKEYSEHSSFSNENILNNKIYGPIQKKKKVKNKLIEHSKYPTKNMKRNNSECIHELSTFEIDEKVCDKNYYDGESELSHNLKKSNSYCNYFTKYNSKSTNNYSDSDNKRNRLSKKYFKFNSLLNFIPGFKDNNNNDINNRQGEETKSLSRSQTNNTFVNGSSKKYNFIGSDLTSSSSTFPFDSSLNFNKTFYNSKNLKGYENEINFISTKEQYKATENYINFLNEKKLEEYDKEEVEEEEEEEEDDDLNEDEISNQEKFKWTFEDMSTKDLPSIIKYIKNETKKDKIIFVGFSQGSIQLLISSCLNEYVNNSIKRCYLMSLPIILRSKYDLLKSMKLLLLLSKCLNAFLRGKKFIQNILPYKISAYLISSAAHIITHNLLKYYNENIDSKDKKIFFLHTPNGGTSKANLNKWIESFNSYPVTDIIEKYSHKCLYPITLIYGNEDTIVDTQKSINYMKKIYKNNLKIISISKWSHLDPLWSDNKKMVISYILKDLQKNQK; encoded by the coding sequence ATGTcaaaatattcattaaataatattgcAGTAGGATTAGGGAAATTTATGTTTAACTGTAAAGAAGTATATACTTCaggaaataatttatattgcATAAAATCAATTGAACAAAATGAAAAGACACCAAAGCCTTCGAATcacaataataatgaaaaagaaaaaaagaaaaatcttGATTCTATGGAAAAATTACTGTATGACTTAACACAAGGAAAAATTAAAGCTGAAAAACATTATGTTTATACTTTAGATGGATACAGGTTAAATATTTATCGTATTGTacattcaaataaaaatatatatcataaagaaaaaaataagaagaaAGAagttttttgtttaaatcaTGGATTATTTGAATCATCTATTAATTATACTTGCAAAGGATACAATTCATTAGCTTTTCAAATTTTTGCAAATAATTATGACGTTTGGATTTGTAATAATAGAGGAAATAGTTTCACAAAATATGTAGGGAAAAAAAatgcattaaaaaaattatttaaaaaatatagtagTGAAGATTTAAAAGATTTAGGTTTTAATTTTAGTAGTTATGTTTCTAAAAACGTGAATAAAGAAATGagaaataaaacaaaaaaaacaaaaaaaaatgatgaggaaaattataataaagaatatagTGAACATAGTAGTTTTAGTAATGAAAATATCCTTaacaataaaatttatggtccaattcagaaaaaaaaaaaagttaaaaataaattaatagagCATTCTAAATATCCtacaaaaaatatgaaaaggAATAATTCGGAATGTATTCATGAGTTATCTACATTTGAAATAGACGAAAAAGTCTGTGATAAAAATTACTATGATGGAGAAAGTGAATTATctcataatttaaaaaaaagtaattcaTACTGtaattattttacaaaatataACTCCAAAAGTACAAATAATTATAGTGATAGtgataataaaagaaaccgtttaagtaaaaaatattttaaatttaattcattacTTAATTTCATACCTGGatttaaagataataataataatgatataaataatagacAAGGAGAAGAAACTAAATCCCTTTCTCGATCTCAAACTAATAATACATTTGTGAATGGAtcaagtaaaaaatataattttataggAAGTGATTTAACTAGTTCTTCATCAACTTTTCCTTTTGATAgttcattaaattttaataaaacctTTTATAACTCAAAAAATTTGAAAGgttatgaaaatgaaattaattttatctcaACAAAAGAGCAATACAAAGCAACAGagaattatattaattttttaaatgagaaAAAGTTAGAAGAATATGATAAGGAAGAAGTagaggaagaagaagaagaagaagaagatgaTGATCTAAATGAAGATGAAATCTCAAAtcaagaaaaatttaaatggaCTTTTGAAGATATGAGTACTAAGGATTTACCAtcaataataaaatacataaaaaatgaaacaaaaaaagataaaataatatttgttGGTTTTTCTCAAGGTAGTATACAACTTCTAATTAGTTCTTGTTTAAATGAATACGTAAATAACAGCATTAAAAGGTGCTATTTAATGTCATTACCGATTATATTAAGAAGTaaatatgatttattaaaatcaatgaaattattattacttttatctAAATGCCTGAATGCATTTTTAAGAGGAAAAAAGtttattcaaaatatattacCATATAAAATAAGTGCATATTTAATATCCAGCGCAGCTCATATAATTACACataacttattaaaatattataatgaaaatattgataGTAAGgataaaaagatattttttttacatactCCTAATGGTGGTACATCAAAGGCTAACTTAAATAAATGGATAGAATCTTTTAATAGTTACCCAGTTACTGatataattgaaaaataCTCTCATAAGTGCTTATATCCAATAACTCTTATATATGGTAATGAGGATACTATAGTAGATACACAAAAATcaataaattatatgaaaaaaatttacaaaaataatttaaaaataatttctattAGCAAATGGTCACACTTAGATCCATTGTGGtcagataataaaaaaatggtTATTTCATATATCTTAAAAGATTTACAAAAAAACCAAAAGTAG